The following proteins come from a genomic window of Macrobrachium rosenbergii isolate ZJJX-2024 chromosome 37, ASM4041242v1, whole genome shotgun sequence:
- the LOC136825361 gene encoding uncharacterized protein, with the protein MQALPQPEKFLIQNVRHGERAQDLREERCPEAVNSRCGSSQSRKADQESGESTGRRVVVLRKPPSSQVQSSVILQGKVHKSENFSVGKSSPCLPKSSKSTKGRVSKTFRVPSGKTEFKPKAKGSLCVNAWKEYLLGTSVLHPKIITFDRWENGCDTWYKLWCAYTAIISSCSYYSMWIKRLLLYTLRIFLPVTGGKLYFCYFRHNHISIHKKGEEQSLNIKFHGSPFQGVTLYFARICCPFCAAESQRTLTMKYFQSTVMERRYMMRHKLAT; encoded by the coding sequence ATGCAAGCCTTGCCACAACCAGAGAAGTTTCTCATTCAGAACGTTCGCCATGGAGAGCGTGCGCAGGACCTCCGTGAAGAAAGGTGTCCGGAAGCAGTCAATTCTCGATGTGGGTCCAGTCAGAGCAGAAAAGCAGACCAAGAATCTGGAGAGTCAACAGGGAGGAGGGTAGTTGTGCTTAGGAAGCCCCCTAGCTCACAAGTACAGAGTTCTGTCATCCTTCAGGGCAAGGTGCACAAAAGTGAAAACTTTAGCGTTGGGAAAAGTTCTCCTTGTTTACCCAAGAGTTCAAAGAGTACAAAGGGTAGGGTGAGTAAGACATTCAGAGTGCCCAGTGGCAAAACAGAGTTCAAACCCAAAGCAAAGGGGAGCCTGTGTGTCAATGCTTGGAAGGAGTATCTGTTAGGAACCAGCGTCCTGCACCCTAAAATCATAACATTTGACCGATGGGAGAACGGATGCGACACGTGGTACAAACTTTGGTGCGCTTACACTGCAATCATCAGCAGCTGTTCTTACTACAGCATGTGGATCAAGAGGCTCCTTCTCTACACTCTGCGAATATTCTTGCCGGTAACGGGTGGAAAGCTCTACTTCTGTTACTTCAGGCATAACCACATATCTATACACAAGAAGGGTGAGGAGCAGAGTCTGAACATCAAGTTCCACGGTAGCCCCTTTCAAGGGGTGACACTGTATTTTGCGAGGATTTGCTGTCCATTCTGTGCCGCAGAGTCTCAGCGAACATTGACGATGAAGTATTTTCAGAGTACTGTGATGGAGCGTCGGTATATGATGAGGCATAAACTAGCTACTTGA